In the genome of Cryptomeria japonica chromosome 8, Sugi_1.0, whole genome shotgun sequence, one region contains:
- the LOC131071233 gene encoding probable phospholipid hydroperoxide glutathione peroxidase, which translates to MGNNSAKLATSVHDFSVKDIRGNDVSLSTYKGKVLLIVNVASQCGLTTSNYQEMTELYNKFKEQGFEILAFPCNQFAAQEPGSNEEIAEIACTRFKANFPIFDKVDVNGDDAAPVYKFLKSTRGGIFEEDIKWNFSKFLIDKDGNLFDRYAPTISPLNIEKDIKKLLGVD; encoded by the exons ATGGGCAATAACTCTGCAAAACTGGCAACTTCTGTTCATGACTTCAGTGTCAAG GATATCAGGGGTAATGATGTGAGTCTCAGCACTTACAAGGGCAAAGTTTTACTCATAGTGAATGTTGCATCTCAGTg TGGGTTGACTACCTCTAACTATCAGGAGATGACTGAACTGTATAACAAGTTCAAGGAACAAG GGTTTGAAATTTTGGCCTTCCCATGTAATCAGTTTGCTGCACAAGAACCAGGTAGTAACGAAGAGATTGCAGAAATTGCATGCACTCGCTTTAAGGCCAACTTTCCTATATTTGATAAG GTCGATGTGAATGGTGATGATGCAGCACCTGTCTACAAGTTCTTAAAATCAACCAGAGGTGGTATTTTTGAAGAGGACATAAAATGGAACTTCTCCAAGTTTTTGATTGATAAAGATGGAAATTTATTTGATAGATATGCGCCAACTATTTCTCCATTGAATATTGAG AAAGACATCAAGAAGCTGTTGGGAGTTGATTAA